Proteins co-encoded in one Papaver somniferum cultivar HN1 chromosome 5, ASM357369v1, whole genome shotgun sequence genomic window:
- the LOC113280968 gene encoding protein root UVB sensitive 3-like isoform X1, whose translation MTEFQQQDGISSSSSSSSSKNVIIMEEWNGSSSSKLSKTAVLTLTPSSFSLQRSGNRFSEVSTRIVGAFVPEGFPTSVTPDYVPFQIWDSLQGLSTYIRMMLSTQALLSAIGVGEKSATVIGATFQWFLRDFTGMLGGILFTFYQGSNLDNNAKMWRLVADLMNDLGMLTDLVSPLFPSAFVVIVCLGSISRSFTGVASGATRAALTQHFSLQNNAADISAKEGSQETLATMTGMILGMLLARVTMGHPVAIWFSFLSLTLFHMYANYRAVCCLSLTTLNCQRSSILLQSFMETGKVLSPEKVSSMEHILPSWTSLWRSKTDDLLHKRIHLGVRVSSLSHKDMIDLSGSTGSYYKKVKYFLMPKSGVVNVYVHKQSTAADVLQSFIHALVLGNHVNKTKFVHEESRSWMDKHYEGYIAKLKLTGWKTERLLAPPVVWRADWLSNEKIE comes from the exons ATGACGGAATTCCAACAACAAGATGggatttcatcatcatcatcatcatcatcatcaaagaaTGTTATTATAATGGAGGAATGGAATGGATCATCTTCCAGTAAGCTCTCAAAAACTGCTGTTTTAACTCTCACTCCTTCTTCTTTCTCCCTTCAAAG ATCTGGGAATCGATTCAGTGAAGTCTCTACACGGATTGTTGGAGCATTTGTACCGGAA GGTTTTCCAACTAGTGTAACTCCAGATTATGTCCCCTTTCAAATCTGGGATTCATTGCAG GGATTATCAACTTATATACGAATGATGCTCTCTACTCAA GCTTTGTTGAGTGCTATTGGAGTTGGTGAAAAATCAGCAACCGTCATTGGTGCCACTTTTCAG TGGTTTTTGAGGGACTTTACTGGGATGCTTGGTGGTATCTTATTCACCTTTTACCAG GGCTCTAATCTGGACAATAATGCTAAAATGTGGCGTTTAGTTGCAGACCTTATGAATGATCTTG GCATGCTGACGGATCTTGTTTCTCCTCTCTTCCCTTCTGCATTTGTTGTGATAGTCTGCTTGGGTAGCATATCGAGATCATTCA CTGGAGTTGCAAGTGGAGCAACTAGAGCTGCTTTGACACAACATTTTTCACTTCAAAACAATGCAGCTGATATATCTGCCAAG GAAGGGAGTCAAGAGACACTAGCAACGATGACAGGAATGATCTTAGGAATGCTTCTTGCTCGTGTCACAATGGGACATCCTGTAGCTATCTGGTTCTCTTTCTTGTCTCTCACCCTGTTTCATATGTATG caaatTACAGGGCTGTCTGTTGCCTTTCGCTTACAACTTTGAATTGCCAAAGAAGCTCAATCCTTTTACAGAGTTTCATGGAAACTGGAAAAG TTCTCTCCCCAGAGAAGGTCTCAAGTATGGAGCATATATTGCCCTCTTGGACTAGCTTATGGCGCTCAAAGACTGATGATTTGCTTCATAAGAGGATACACTTAGGTGTCAGAGTTTCTTCACTTAGCCACAAGGATAT GATTGACCTCTCAGGTTCAACAGGTTCTTACTATAAGAAAG TGAAGTACTTCCTGATGCCAAAGAGTGGAGTTGTCAATGTGTATGTGCACAAGCAGTCAACAGCTGCTGATGTTTTGCAGTCATTTATCCATGCACTTGTTCTGGGAAATCATGTCaataaaaccaaattcgttcaCGAAGAAAGTAGGTCATGGATGGATAAGCATTATGAAGGTTACATTGCTAAG CTGAAGTTGACAGGATGGAAAACAGAGCGGCTCTTGGCTCCTCCCGTTGTTTGGAGAGCAGATTGGCTTTCAAATGAGAAGATTGAATAG
- the LOC113280968 gene encoding protein root UVB sensitive 3-like isoform X2 encodes MTEFQQQDGISSSSSSSSSKNVIIMEEWNGSSSSKLSKTAVLTLTPSSFSLQRSGNRFSEVSTRIVGAFVPEGFPTSVTPDYVPFQIWDSLQGLSTYIRMMLSTQWFLRDFTGMLGGILFTFYQGSNLDNNAKMWRLVADLMNDLGMLTDLVSPLFPSAFVVIVCLGSISRSFTGVASGATRAALTQHFSLQNNAADISAKEGSQETLATMTGMILGMLLARVTMGHPVAIWFSFLSLTLFHMYANYRAVCCLSLTTLNCQRSSILLQSFMETGKVLSPEKVSSMEHILPSWTSLWRSKTDDLLHKRIHLGVRVSSLSHKDMIDLSGSTGSYYKKVKYFLMPKSGVVNVYVHKQSTAADVLQSFIHALVLGNHVNKTKFVHEESRSWMDKHYEGYIAKLKLTGWKTERLLAPPVVWRADWLSNEKIE; translated from the exons ATGACGGAATTCCAACAACAAGATGggatttcatcatcatcatcatcatcatcatcaaagaaTGTTATTATAATGGAGGAATGGAATGGATCATCTTCCAGTAAGCTCTCAAAAACTGCTGTTTTAACTCTCACTCCTTCTTCTTTCTCCCTTCAAAG ATCTGGGAATCGATTCAGTGAAGTCTCTACACGGATTGTTGGAGCATTTGTACCGGAA GGTTTTCCAACTAGTGTAACTCCAGATTATGTCCCCTTTCAAATCTGGGATTCATTGCAG GGATTATCAACTTATATACGAATGATGCTCTCTACTCAA TGGTTTTTGAGGGACTTTACTGGGATGCTTGGTGGTATCTTATTCACCTTTTACCAG GGCTCTAATCTGGACAATAATGCTAAAATGTGGCGTTTAGTTGCAGACCTTATGAATGATCTTG GCATGCTGACGGATCTTGTTTCTCCTCTCTTCCCTTCTGCATTTGTTGTGATAGTCTGCTTGGGTAGCATATCGAGATCATTCA CTGGAGTTGCAAGTGGAGCAACTAGAGCTGCTTTGACACAACATTTTTCACTTCAAAACAATGCAGCTGATATATCTGCCAAG GAAGGGAGTCAAGAGACACTAGCAACGATGACAGGAATGATCTTAGGAATGCTTCTTGCTCGTGTCACAATGGGACATCCTGTAGCTATCTGGTTCTCTTTCTTGTCTCTCACCCTGTTTCATATGTATG caaatTACAGGGCTGTCTGTTGCCTTTCGCTTACAACTTTGAATTGCCAAAGAAGCTCAATCCTTTTACAGAGTTTCATGGAAACTGGAAAAG TTCTCTCCCCAGAGAAGGTCTCAAGTATGGAGCATATATTGCCCTCTTGGACTAGCTTATGGCGCTCAAAGACTGATGATTTGCTTCATAAGAGGATACACTTAGGTGTCAGAGTTTCTTCACTTAGCCACAAGGATAT GATTGACCTCTCAGGTTCAACAGGTTCTTACTATAAGAAAG TGAAGTACTTCCTGATGCCAAAGAGTGGAGTTGTCAATGTGTATGTGCACAAGCAGTCAACAGCTGCTGATGTTTTGCAGTCATTTATCCATGCACTTGTTCTGGGAAATCATGTCaataaaaccaaattcgttcaCGAAGAAAGTAGGTCATGGATGGATAAGCATTATGAAGGTTACATTGCTAAG CTGAAGTTGACAGGATGGAAAACAGAGCGGCTCTTGGCTCCTCCCGTTGTTTGGAGAGCAGATTGGCTTTCAAATGAGAAGATTGAATAG
- the LOC113280968 gene encoding protein root UVB sensitive 3-like isoform X3, protein MEWIIFQSGNRFSEVSTRIVGAFVPEGFPTSVTPDYVPFQIWDSLQGLSTYIRMMLSTQALLSAIGVGEKSATVIGATFQWFLRDFTGMLGGILFTFYQGSNLDNNAKMWRLVADLMNDLGMLTDLVSPLFPSAFVVIVCLGSISRSFTGVASGATRAALTQHFSLQNNAADISAKEGSQETLATMTGMILGMLLARVTMGHPVAIWFSFLSLTLFHMYANYRAVCCLSLTTLNCQRSSILLQSFMETGKVLSPEKVSSMEHILPSWTSLWRSKTDDLLHKRIHLGVRVSSLSHKDMIDLSGSTGSYYKKVKYFLMPKSGVVNVYVHKQSTAADVLQSFIHALVLGNHVNKTKFVHEESRSWMDKHYEGYIAKLKLTGWKTERLLAPPVVWRADWLSNEKIE, encoded by the exons ATGGAATGGATCATCTTCCA ATCTGGGAATCGATTCAGTGAAGTCTCTACACGGATTGTTGGAGCATTTGTACCGGAA GGTTTTCCAACTAGTGTAACTCCAGATTATGTCCCCTTTCAAATCTGGGATTCATTGCAG GGATTATCAACTTATATACGAATGATGCTCTCTACTCAA GCTTTGTTGAGTGCTATTGGAGTTGGTGAAAAATCAGCAACCGTCATTGGTGCCACTTTTCAG TGGTTTTTGAGGGACTTTACTGGGATGCTTGGTGGTATCTTATTCACCTTTTACCAG GGCTCTAATCTGGACAATAATGCTAAAATGTGGCGTTTAGTTGCAGACCTTATGAATGATCTTG GCATGCTGACGGATCTTGTTTCTCCTCTCTTCCCTTCTGCATTTGTTGTGATAGTCTGCTTGGGTAGCATATCGAGATCATTCA CTGGAGTTGCAAGTGGAGCAACTAGAGCTGCTTTGACACAACATTTTTCACTTCAAAACAATGCAGCTGATATATCTGCCAAG GAAGGGAGTCAAGAGACACTAGCAACGATGACAGGAATGATCTTAGGAATGCTTCTTGCTCGTGTCACAATGGGACATCCTGTAGCTATCTGGTTCTCTTTCTTGTCTCTCACCCTGTTTCATATGTATG caaatTACAGGGCTGTCTGTTGCCTTTCGCTTACAACTTTGAATTGCCAAAGAAGCTCAATCCTTTTACAGAGTTTCATGGAAACTGGAAAAG TTCTCTCCCCAGAGAAGGTCTCAAGTATGGAGCATATATTGCCCTCTTGGACTAGCTTATGGCGCTCAAAGACTGATGATTTGCTTCATAAGAGGATACACTTAGGTGTCAGAGTTTCTTCACTTAGCCACAAGGATAT GATTGACCTCTCAGGTTCAACAGGTTCTTACTATAAGAAAG TGAAGTACTTCCTGATGCCAAAGAGTGGAGTTGTCAATGTGTATGTGCACAAGCAGTCAACAGCTGCTGATGTTTTGCAGTCATTTATCCATGCACTTGTTCTGGGAAATCATGTCaataaaaccaaattcgttcaCGAAGAAAGTAGGTCATGGATGGATAAGCATTATGAAGGTTACATTGCTAAG CTGAAGTTGACAGGATGGAAAACAGAGCGGCTCTTGGCTCCTCCCGTTGTTTGGAGAGCAGATTGGCTTTCAAATGAGAAGATTGAATAG
- the LOC113280968 gene encoding protein root UVB sensitive 3-like isoform X6, with protein MTEFQQQDGISSSSSSSSSKNVIIMEEWNGSSSSKLSKTAVLTLTPSSFSLQRSGNRFSEVSTRIVGAFVPEGFPTSVTPDYVPFQIWDSLQGLSTYIRMMLSTQALLSAIGVGEKSATVIGATFQWFLRDFTGMLGGILFTFYQGSNLDNNAKMWRLVADLMNDLGMLTDLVSPLFPSAFVVIVCLGSISRSFTGVASGATRAALTQHFSLQNNAADISAKEGSQETLATMTGMILGMLLARVTMGHPVAIWFSFLSLTLFHMYANYRAVCCLSLTTLNCQRSSILLQSFMETGKGLTSQVQQVLTIRK; from the exons ATGACGGAATTCCAACAACAAGATGggatttcatcatcatcatcatcatcatcatcaaagaaTGTTATTATAATGGAGGAATGGAATGGATCATCTTCCAGTAAGCTCTCAAAAACTGCTGTTTTAACTCTCACTCCTTCTTCTTTCTCCCTTCAAAG ATCTGGGAATCGATTCAGTGAAGTCTCTACACGGATTGTTGGAGCATTTGTACCGGAA GGTTTTCCAACTAGTGTAACTCCAGATTATGTCCCCTTTCAAATCTGGGATTCATTGCAG GGATTATCAACTTATATACGAATGATGCTCTCTACTCAA GCTTTGTTGAGTGCTATTGGAGTTGGTGAAAAATCAGCAACCGTCATTGGTGCCACTTTTCAG TGGTTTTTGAGGGACTTTACTGGGATGCTTGGTGGTATCTTATTCACCTTTTACCAG GGCTCTAATCTGGACAATAATGCTAAAATGTGGCGTTTAGTTGCAGACCTTATGAATGATCTTG GCATGCTGACGGATCTTGTTTCTCCTCTCTTCCCTTCTGCATTTGTTGTGATAGTCTGCTTGGGTAGCATATCGAGATCATTCA CTGGAGTTGCAAGTGGAGCAACTAGAGCTGCTTTGACACAACATTTTTCACTTCAAAACAATGCAGCTGATATATCTGCCAAG GAAGGGAGTCAAGAGACACTAGCAACGATGACAGGAATGATCTTAGGAATGCTTCTTGCTCGTGTCACAATGGGACATCCTGTAGCTATCTGGTTCTCTTTCTTGTCTCTCACCCTGTTTCATATGTATG caaatTACAGGGCTGTCTGTTGCCTTTCGCTTACAACTTTGAATTGCCAAAGAAGCTCAATCCTTTTACAGAGTTTCATGGAAACTGGAAAAG GATTGACCTCTCAGGTTCAACAGGTTCTTACTATAAGAAAG TGA
- the LOC113280968 gene encoding protein root UVB sensitive 3-like isoform X5, translated as MTEFQQQDGISSSSSSSSSKNVIIMEEWNGSSSSKLSKTAVLTLTPSSFSLQRSGNRFSEVSTRIVGAFVPEGFPTSVTPDYVPFQIWDSLQGLSTYIRMMLSTQALLSAIGVGEKSATVIGATFQWFLRDFTGMLGGILFTFYQGSNLDNNAKMWRLVADLMNDLGMLTDLVSPLFPSAFVVIVCLGSISRSFTGVASGATRAALTQHFSLQNNAADISAKEGSQETLATMTGMILGMLLARVTMGHPVAIWFSFLSLTLFHMYANYRAVCCLSLTTLNCQRSSILLQSFMETGKGLTSQVQQVLTIRKVRFGVVHYFHQF; from the exons ATGACGGAATTCCAACAACAAGATGggatttcatcatcatcatcatcatcatcatcaaagaaTGTTATTATAATGGAGGAATGGAATGGATCATCTTCCAGTAAGCTCTCAAAAACTGCTGTTTTAACTCTCACTCCTTCTTCTTTCTCCCTTCAAAG ATCTGGGAATCGATTCAGTGAAGTCTCTACACGGATTGTTGGAGCATTTGTACCGGAA GGTTTTCCAACTAGTGTAACTCCAGATTATGTCCCCTTTCAAATCTGGGATTCATTGCAG GGATTATCAACTTATATACGAATGATGCTCTCTACTCAA GCTTTGTTGAGTGCTATTGGAGTTGGTGAAAAATCAGCAACCGTCATTGGTGCCACTTTTCAG TGGTTTTTGAGGGACTTTACTGGGATGCTTGGTGGTATCTTATTCACCTTTTACCAG GGCTCTAATCTGGACAATAATGCTAAAATGTGGCGTTTAGTTGCAGACCTTATGAATGATCTTG GCATGCTGACGGATCTTGTTTCTCCTCTCTTCCCTTCTGCATTTGTTGTGATAGTCTGCTTGGGTAGCATATCGAGATCATTCA CTGGAGTTGCAAGTGGAGCAACTAGAGCTGCTTTGACACAACATTTTTCACTTCAAAACAATGCAGCTGATATATCTGCCAAG GAAGGGAGTCAAGAGACACTAGCAACGATGACAGGAATGATCTTAGGAATGCTTCTTGCTCGTGTCACAATGGGACATCCTGTAGCTATCTGGTTCTCTTTCTTGTCTCTCACCCTGTTTCATATGTATG caaatTACAGGGCTGTCTGTTGCCTTTCGCTTACAACTTTGAATTGCCAAAGAAGCTCAATCCTTTTACAGAGTTTCATGGAAACTGGAAAAG GATTGACCTCTCAGGTTCAACAGGTTCTTACTATAAGAAAGGTTCGATTTGGAGTTGTGCATTATTTTCACCAGTTCTGA
- the LOC113280968 gene encoding protein root UVB sensitive 3-like isoform X4 encodes MTEFQQQDGISSSSSSSSSKNVIIMEEWNGSSSSKLSKTAVLTLTPSSFSLQRSGNRFSEVSTRIVGAFVPEGFPTSVTPDYVPFQIWDSLQGLSTYIRMMLSTQALLSAIGVGEKSATVIGATFQWFLRDFTGMLGGILFTFYQGSNLDNNAKMWRLVADLMNDLGMLTDLVSPLFPSAFVVIVCLGSISRSFTGVASGATRAALTQHFSLQNNAADISAKEGSQETLATMTGMILGMLLARVTMGHPVAIWFSFLSLTLFHMYANYRAVCCLSLTTLNCQRSSILLQSFMETGKVLSPEKVSSMEHILPSWTSLWRSKTDDLLHKRIHLGVRVSSLSHKDMFNRFLL; translated from the exons ATGACGGAATTCCAACAACAAGATGggatttcatcatcatcatcatcatcatcatcaaagaaTGTTATTATAATGGAGGAATGGAATGGATCATCTTCCAGTAAGCTCTCAAAAACTGCTGTTTTAACTCTCACTCCTTCTTCTTTCTCCCTTCAAAG ATCTGGGAATCGATTCAGTGAAGTCTCTACACGGATTGTTGGAGCATTTGTACCGGAA GGTTTTCCAACTAGTGTAACTCCAGATTATGTCCCCTTTCAAATCTGGGATTCATTGCAG GGATTATCAACTTATATACGAATGATGCTCTCTACTCAA GCTTTGTTGAGTGCTATTGGAGTTGGTGAAAAATCAGCAACCGTCATTGGTGCCACTTTTCAG TGGTTTTTGAGGGACTTTACTGGGATGCTTGGTGGTATCTTATTCACCTTTTACCAG GGCTCTAATCTGGACAATAATGCTAAAATGTGGCGTTTAGTTGCAGACCTTATGAATGATCTTG GCATGCTGACGGATCTTGTTTCTCCTCTCTTCCCTTCTGCATTTGTTGTGATAGTCTGCTTGGGTAGCATATCGAGATCATTCA CTGGAGTTGCAAGTGGAGCAACTAGAGCTGCTTTGACACAACATTTTTCACTTCAAAACAATGCAGCTGATATATCTGCCAAG GAAGGGAGTCAAGAGACACTAGCAACGATGACAGGAATGATCTTAGGAATGCTTCTTGCTCGTGTCACAATGGGACATCCTGTAGCTATCTGGTTCTCTTTCTTGTCTCTCACCCTGTTTCATATGTATG caaatTACAGGGCTGTCTGTTGCCTTTCGCTTACAACTTTGAATTGCCAAAGAAGCTCAATCCTTTTACAGAGTTTCATGGAAACTGGAAAAG TTCTCTCCCCAGAGAAGGTCTCAAGTATGGAGCATATATTGCCCTCTTGGACTAGCTTATGGCGCTCAAAGACTGATGATTTGCTTCATAAGAGGATACACTTAGGTGTCAGAGTTTCTTCACTTAGCCACAAGGATAT GTTCAACAGGTTCTTACTATAA